Proteins from a single region of Xyrauchen texanus isolate HMW12.3.18 chromosome 7, RBS_HiC_50CHRs, whole genome shotgun sequence:
- the LOC127646716 gene encoding cAMP-specific 3',5'-cyclic phosphodiesterase 4B-like isoform X5 — protein MPEANYLLSVSWGYIKFKRMLNRELTHLSEMSRSGNQVSEFISNTFLDKQNDVEIPSPTPKGREKKKKQLMTQISGVKKVSHGPGLNCSTARFGVKTDKEDLLSKELEDLNKWGLNIFTVSEYSNNRPLTCIMYAIFQERDLLKTFKIPADAFVTYMLTLEDHYHQDVAYHNSLHAADVAQSTHILLSTPALDAVFTDLEILAAIFAAAIHDVDHPGVSNQFLINTNSELALMYNDESVLENHHLAVGFKLLQEDNCDIFQNLTKKQRQSLRKMVIDMVLATDMSKHMSLLADLKTMVETKKVTSSGVLLLDNYTDRIQVLRNMVHCADLSNPTKSLELYRQWTDRIMDEFFHQGDRERERGMEISPMCDKHTASVEKSQVGFIDYIVHPLWETWADLVHPDAQDILDTLEDNRNWYQSMIPQSPSPPFYQPDKEGNGGGSGPDKFQFELTLEEEDSEGTEKDEQSQEDEEEEAEYKERADEMESSTTHIQIVTEDASPVDT, from the exons ACAAACAGAATGATGTTGAGATTCCCTCACCTACACCAAAAGGCCGGGAGAAGAAGAAAAAGCAGTTGATGACTCAGATCAGTGGTGTGAAGAAGGTCTCCCACGGGCCCGGCCTCAACTGCAGCACTGCTCGCTTTGGCGTCAAAACCGACAAAGAGGATCTACTGTCAAAG GAATTAGAAGACCTGAACAAATGGGGTCTGAACATCTTTACTGTTTCAGAGTATTCAAACAATCGGCCTCTCACCTGCATTATGTATGCGATCTTCCAG GAACGAGACTTACTTAAGACGTTTAAGATCCCAGCTGATGCATTTGTGACATATATGTTGACTCTGGAGGATCACTACCACCAAGACGTTGCTTATCACAACAGTCTCCATGCTGCTGATGTGGCCCAGTCAACCCACATTCTGCTGTCCACACCTGCATTAGAT GCTGTCTTCACTGATCTTGAGATCCTGGCTGCTATTTTTGCTGCAGCCATCCATGATGTGGACCATCCAGGTGTTTCTAACCAGTTTCTCATCAATACAA ATTCTGAGCTAGCACTCATGTATAATGATGAGTCGGTTTTGGAGAACCACCACTTAGCCGTGGGCTTCAAACTGCTCCAGGAGGATAACTGTGACATCTTCCAGAACCTCACCAAGAAACAGAGGCAATCACTCCGAAAGATGGTCATTGACATG GTACTGGCTACAGACATGTCTAAGCACATGAGCTTATTGGCTGATCTAAAGACGATGGTAGAGACAAAGAAAGTAACCAGCTCAGGAGTGCTGCTTTTGGACAATTACACAGATAGGATACAG GTTCTAAGGAACATGGTTCACTGTGCTGACCTGAGCAATCCTACCAAGTCTCTGGAGCTGTACCGCCAATGGACCGACCGCATCATGGATGAGTTCTTTCACCAGGGCGACAGAGAGAGGGAACGTGGCATGGAGATCAGCCCCATGTGTGACAAACACACAGCGTCAGTGGAGAAATCACAG GTGGGTTTTATTGACTACATCGTTCACCCGCTGTGGGAGACCTGGGCTGACTTGGTGCATCCAGATGCCCAGGATATCCTGGACACACTGGAGGATAATCGGAACTGGTACCAGAGTATGATTCCTCAGAGCCCTTCCCCACCCTTCTACCAGCCTGACAAGGAGGGCAACGGTGGTGGATCAGGGCCCGACAAGTTCCAGTTTGAGCTCACGTTAGAGGAGGAGGACTCGGAGGGCACGGAAAAAGACGAACAGAGCCAggaagatgaggaagaggaggcaGAATATAAAGAAAGAGCAGACGAAATGGAATCATCCACCACACACATTCAGATAGTTACTGAAGACGCCTCACCGGTCGACACATAG